In the genome of Dyadobacter fermentans DSM 18053, the window TGCCCAGCATGGTGATGATCGCGATTGCAAACGCAATGTCGGTTGCCATGGGAATGCCCCAGCCTGCGGCGGTGTGGGTGCCTTTATTCAGCAAAAAGTAAATCGCAGCCGGAGCCAGCACGCCGCCCAGGGCTGCAAAAATGGGTAAAGCCGCTTTTTTGAAAGAAGACAACTCCCCTTCTACCAGCTCCCGCTTAATTTCCAGCCCTACGAGGAGGAAAAACACAGCCATCAGTCCATCGTTGATCCAGAGCAGGATCGGATAGCGCAAATAGACGCTTTCGCTATGGAAGCCGACTTCCGTGCCGAGCCATTTCTCGAACGTACCCGCAGCGGGAGAATTCGCAATGATGAGCGAAATGATGACGCATACGATCAGAATGACGCCGCCCAGCGACTCCGACTGTATGAATTCTTTAAAGGGTTTGAGGTTAATCAGTTTAGCCATGCAGGCAATATAGTAAATCCAGCGGAACTGCCGGACGGGCATATATTGTACTTTTCAAATAAAAACCAGATCATTAGTCAGTATAGACATATTTGAATATTTCAAATCATAAAACTGTCATATTTACCGTCAAATCACTCATCACCAATAAAAACCACTCATATAGCCGTTTGATCATTCATTGAATAAAGATATATCCATCCATAAAATACCATTTATATTTGCATCATCAAATAAGACAAAGACAAGAAACAATAAATAATAAGAGCTATGAAAACTTTGATCACAACCTTCGTTAGCATTATCGCATTGACCAGTTCAGTTGCATTTGCCGAAGACAATAAATCAGCCAATACAATCAAAAACGCGCTGCCTGCATCCACTCCCGTAGTAGAAACGCCAGCGCCACCGAAAGCGACAAAAGTGAACCCATATTATACCCAGACGCCTGCTCAAAAAGCAGCCATCGTCGAGCTGAAAACGACAAAATAGGTTTTAGTAAAAATTGAAAGGTGAAATTGAGATGTTAAAAAGGAGGGCCAGTGACCCTCCTTTTTTTATTGCCCTAAGCGCCGCCTCAGGCGGCAGCGAACGGCGTCCCCGGCTTCTCGGCCGACCGAGCCGAGCGATACCGGTCGAAATAAAAGTTGCTAAGCGTAAGCAGCAGCAAGCCCAGCCCGAATTGCAGGTAAGAGAACTGCATCAGCACCTGCGACCAGCTTAGCTCCTTCATGAAAAACTCCTTGTAAAGCAACAGCCCCACGCTGCCCAGATACCCGATACTTTCGCAGATATACACAAAGTAACCGGCATTCGCCTTCACGCGGTATAATGCGATCATCCGCTCAAAAACAACCGTTTGAAGCACCGTATAAGCCAAAAACAAGCCTAACCCGATCATGAGCATCCAGTAAAAGCCTGTGATAAGGGATTTTTCAAACAGCAGCGTCCCCATTCCAATGAGGATAACCCCGGCGAACAAAATGAGGTAAGCAAGCCGGAAACCCGCAAGGTTATCGCGCACGAAGGCCAGCGCGCCGATGATCACCAGCACGACGAGCCCGGTCACCATTTCCGTGGTTGTGAGCACGCCGCTGCCCCAATCTGAGTCGATTTCGTTCCAGATTTCGATGGTGAAATTGTCGCGGAAATCGCGGACGACCACGAGCGTAGCGTAGAAAATCACCAGGCACACGATCGGGAAGCCGAATTGCCGCATCACCAGCCGCTTGTCCGCGCTCGTCATCGGCACGCGCTCGGTGCGCAGGGCCATGTCCTCGGCCGTTGGTTTCGGGATAACCGAAAGCATCCATACAAACATCAGGAACAGCGGCAGGAAAAGTAGCCCCATAAAAAACGGCATCCAGAACTCCGAGATGCCGGGTACAATGCCGTGGATTTCAATGTAAGTAGTTTTAAGAATACCCGACGCCACTACCACACTGATATTTAGCCCCATAGCAAGCATTTCCGTAAACCGTCGCCCTTCGAGGAAGCTAAACACCACCCCGTACACCATCCCTAGCGGCAATCCGTTCATGAACAGAAATACGAAATTGTAGGGA includes:
- a CDS encoding DUF5690 family protein, which produces MRLKEALTRSNSFFIVWAVIASFGAYFCMYAFRKPFNAGLYQGLELGEVSYKAILIISQVAGYTLSKFAGIKVISELKHNARVKLVIGLILVAELALLCFGLVPYPYNFVFLFMNGLPLGMVYGVVFSFLEGRRFTEMLAMGLNISVVVASGILKTTYIEIHGIVPGISEFWMPFFMGLLFLPLFLMFVWMLSVIPKPTAEDMALRTERVPMTSADKRLVMRQFGFPIVCLVIFYATLVVVRDFRDNFTIEIWNEIDSDWGSGVLTTTEMVTGLVVLVIIGALAFVRDNLAGFRLAYLILFAGVILIGMGTLLFEKSLITGFYWMLMIGLGLFLAYTVLQTVVFERMIALYRVKANAGYFVYICESIGYLGSVGLLLYKEFFMKELSWSQVLMQFSYLQFGLGLLLLTLSNFYFDRYRSARSAEKPGTPFAAA